The DNA window GTAGGGAATTCCAAACTGAAAACTCCCAATACTTTTTTGGTTTATGATAAAATGTACAGCGACTTTATTTTGGAATTGGAATTTAAAGTAGACGATGGCTTAAACTCCGGAATCCAGTTTAGAAGTAATAGTTTCAAAGATTTCAAAGACGGTCGAGTACACGGTTACCAATGCGAAATAGATCCTTCGCCACGAGCCTGGAGCGCTGGAATTTATGACGAAGGAAGACGCGGTTGGTTGTATCCAATGGAGAAAAATCCGAAATCTAAAACCGCTTTCAAAGCCAACCAATGGAATAAAGTACGCATCGAAGCCATTGGCAACAGCCTCCGAACTTGGCTGAACGGTATGCCTTGCGCCAATGTATTAGACAATATGACTGCCACAGGATTTATTGCCTTGCAAGTACACCAAATCGAAAAAGACGAACAAGTTGGAAAAACGGTGCAGTGGAGAAAAATACGCATCTGTACTCAAAACCTAGACAAAGTAAAAACGCCTTACAAAAAAGAAATCTACCAAGCCAATTGTATCGACAACACCGTCTCTGACGAAGAAAAGTCTGCAGGTTGGCAACTCCTTTGGGATGGAAAAACCACCAATGGCTGGAGAGGAGCGAAACTAACTACTTTCCCAACAGGAGGTTGGAAAATGGAAAACGGAATTTTGAAAGTCTTAAACTCTAACGGTGGCGAATCGACCAATGGTGGCGATATCGTGAGCGTGCAAAAATATAAAAACTTCGAATTGAGTGTTGATTTCAAAATCACGGACGGTGCCAACAGCGGTATCAAATATTTTGTAGATACCGAACTCAACAAAGGCGAAGGCTCCTCGATAGGTTGTGAGTTCCAAATTCTCGACGATCAGAAACATCCCGATGCCAAATTAGGTGTCAAAGGAAATCGCACTTTGGGTTCGCTTTATGACCTGATTGCAGCTCCTGAAAACAAAATTTTCAGAAAATCGGATTTCAATACCGCTCGAATTGTAGTCCAAGGAAATAAGGTGCAACATTTCCTAAACGACAAACTGGTGGTGGAATACGAACGCAATACCCAAATCTGGCAAGCATTGGTCAATTACAGCAAATACAGCGTTTGGCCTAACTTTGGTAATGCCGAAACGGGTAATATTTTATTGCAAGATCACGGTAATGAAGTCTGGTTCAAAAACATTAAAATAAAGGAGTTGTAAAACGCTAGAAATCATAGAACGCCAGGACACTACTTTGTTTCAACGAGTTATATTTCAAAAAAACTATAGAACACAGTCCAAAATGCCACGCTATTTGTCAGTCCGTAGGAGACGCTACACGCGAGATTAGGGACGCTTTACAGCGTGACAAACAGACTCG is part of the Flavobacterium nackdongense genome and encodes:
- a CDS encoding 3-keto-disaccharide hydrolase, producing the protein MKKCNLLLFALLLSTFTLFSQAKWETLFNGKDLNGWKVLNGTAEYEIKDDAIVGNSKLKTPNTFLVYDKMYSDFILELEFKVDDGLNSGIQFRSNSFKDFKDGRVHGYQCEIDPSPRAWSAGIYDEGRRGWLYPMEKNPKSKTAFKANQWNKVRIEAIGNSLRTWLNGMPCANVLDNMTATGFIALQVHQIEKDEQVGKTVQWRKIRICTQNLDKVKTPYKKEIYQANCIDNTVSDEEKSAGWQLLWDGKTTNGWRGAKLTTFPTGGWKMENGILKVLNSNGGESTNGGDIVSVQKYKNFELSVDFKITDGANSGIKYFVDTELNKGEGSSIGCEFQILDDQKHPDAKLGVKGNRTLGSLYDLIAAPENKIFRKSDFNTARIVVQGNKVQHFLNDKLVVEYERNTQIWQALVNYSKYSVWPNFGNAETGNILLQDHGNEVWFKNIKIKEL